From Gouania willdenowi chromosome 18, fGouWil2.1, whole genome shotgun sequence, one genomic window encodes:
- the peli3 gene encoding E3 ubiquitin-protein ligase pellino homolog 1: MVLEGSSEALCPPPSLELRPSCHKSQATPPLGSTSQPHDGVFPEDKESVKYGELIVLGHNGSLAHGDKGRRRSRLALYKRPKANGVKPDVIHNVSTPLVSKALSNKSQHSISYTLSRSHSVIVEYTQDTHTDMFQIGRSTESMIDFVVTDTAGGSSGQGGGGAGEGGGGGQSAQSTISRYACRIMCERSAPYTARIYAAGFDSSKNIFLGERAAKWRTSDGLMDGLTTNGVLVMHPAGEFVSEPAPGVWREISVCGNVFALRETRSAQQRGKLVENESNTLQDGSLIDLCGATLLWRTPAGLRHTPTLKQLEGLRQELNAARPQCPVGFNTLAFPSLAQREIVDKKQPWVYVNCGHVHGYHNWGYRKDKGPAGPGGTVPGHTGERECPMCRRVGPYVPLWLGCEGGLYLDAGPPTHAFCPCGHVCSEKTVGGWSQIPLPHGTHAFHAACPFCGTWLTGEQGHIKLIFQGPVD, from the exons ATGGTTTTGGAGGGCAGCTCAGAGGCGCTGTGTCCCCCCCCATCTCTGGAGCTGCGCCCATCCTGCCACAAGAgccaggccacgccccctctggGCTCCACCTCTCAACCCCACGACGGAGTCTTCCCCGAGGACAAGGAGTCCGTCAAGTATGGCGAGCTCATCGTGCTGGG ACACAATGGCTCCCTGGCTCACGGGGACAAAGGTCGTAGAAGAAGTCGTCTGGCCCTCTATAAGAGACCCAAAGCTAATGGAGTCAAGCCTGATGTCATCCACAACGTCTCCACTCCTCTGGTGTCCAAG gcccTCAGCAACAAGAGTCAGCACAGCATCTCCTACACACTGTCCAGGAGCCACTCTGTCATCGTGGAGTACACACAAgatacacacactgacatgttccag ATCGGCCGTTCCACAGAGAGCATGATAGACTTTGTGGTGACAGACACAGCGGGGGGCAGCAGTGGTCagggtgggggtggggctgGTGAGGGCGGGGGCGGGGGTCAGTCGGCCCAGAGCACAATCTCCCGCTACGCCTGTCGCATCATGTGTGAGCGCAGCGCCCCCTACACCGCACGCATCTACGCAGCTGGCTTTGACTCCTCCAAAAACATCTTCCTGGGG GAGCGCGCTGCAAAATGGAGGACGTCGGACGGCCTGATGGACGGTCTGACCACCAACGGCGTGCTGGTGATGCACCCGGCAGGCGAGTTTGTGTCGGAGCCCGCCCCGGGTGTCTGGAGGGAGATCTCGGTGTGTGGGAACGTGTTTGCCCTGCGGGAGACGCGCTCGGCCCAGCAGAGAGGAAAACTG GTTGAGAACGAGTCCAACACACTGCAGGACGGCTCTCTGATTGACCTGTGCGGGGCCACCCTGCTGTGGAGGACTCCGGCCGGCCTCCGTCACACGCCCACCCTGAAGCAGCTGGAGGGTCTGCGCCAGGAGCTGAACGCGGCGCGGCCCCAGTGTCCCGTGGGCTTCAACACGCTGGCCTTCCCCAGCCTGGCTCAGCGTGAGATCGTGGACAAGAAACAGCCCTGGGTCTACGTCAACTGTGGCCACGTGCATGGCTACCACAACTGGGGCTACCGCAAAGACAAGGGCCCCGCCGGCCCCGGGGGAACGGTCCCTGGCCACACCGGAGAGAGGGAGTGCCCCATGTGCCGCAGGGTGGGGCCGTACGTGCCGCTGTGGCTAGGCTGCGAGGGGGGACTCTACCTGGACGCAGGGCCGCCCACCCACGCCTTCTGTCCCTGTGGCCACGTGTGCTCTGAAAAAACGGTGGGGGGGTGGAGCCAGATACCGTTACCTCACGGCACGCACGCCTTCCACGCCGCCTGCCCCTTCTGTGGCACGTGGCTGACGGGAGAGCAGGGTCACATCAAACTCATCTTCCAAGGTCCCGTGGACTGA